The following are from one region of the Blastocatellia bacterium genome:
- a CDS encoding DUF4190 domain-containing protein codes for MATASKACFDCGMPLVFGVAQCNYCGAKTGTVFDESAPVALPTKYSRLKTLPKQMDDQTRVEKAQDRANNAVILALSSFFPLFGIALGIAAILYGTFSMRTLKEMNVEDGRGSAMAGMVIGGLGMIAQGCLITYAMKLLSFFKM; via the coding sequence ATGGCGACGGCAAGCAAAGCCTGTTTCGATTGCGGCATGCCGCTGGTTTTCGGCGTTGCCCAATGTAATTACTGCGGAGCCAAGACCGGCACCGTCTTCGATGAAAGCGCGCCGGTGGCGCTGCCCACTAAATATAGCCGCCTGAAAACCCTGCCCAAACAGATGGATGATCAGACGCGGGTGGAAAAGGCACAGGATCGCGCCAATAACGCGGTCATCCTGGCACTGTCGAGCTTCTTCCCGCTCTTTGGCATCGCCCTGGGGATTGCCGCGATCCTTTACGGAACGTTTTCCATGCGCACGCTGAAAGAGATGAATGTCGAAGACGGGCGCGGCTCGGCGATGGCCGGCATGGTCATCGGCGGTCTCGGAATGATTGCTCAGGGCTGCCTCATCACTTATGCGATGAAGCTGCTGTCCTTCTTCAAGATGTAA
- a CDS encoding TIR domain-containing protein — MDEQEPEQPESQTTDFTEIGGSPVPGLTLRHVLRGHTGYINRITWSPDGQYLASPSMDKTIRIWDTHSGACIHTLQDTDGVMSVAWSPDGQRLASASYSETTRLWDTDSGNHLQTLGRYSKRPASVAWSPDGQMLASEGDQGIQLWDAKTWRNLHTFQGADGIYSLSWSPDGLMIASALVAHTVKLWSIRSRMLDKELKGHTSSVFDTTWSPDGKLLASCSGDKSIRLWNPRTGQQISVIEGHTDAISSVSFSAKGNLLASRSNDNTVSLWRCKTWENLAVIRSTKNKDGPFYAGVAFNPLKSILATLGEEDTIIRIWELDEATLLGQAQESVNYTTAKLVLVGDSGVGKTGLGWRLAHDEFKEHSSTHGQQFWPIKQLGLKRKDGTECEAVLWDLAGQHVYRQIHSIFLENVAAALVLFDPSNRQEPLKGVQFWLEQLKGKGELPPAVLVGARVDRGAPALSQQELDQFCQRYGVRGGYISTSALSGEGLEALLETLKAQIPWEEMTATVTTVTFKRIKDYVLALKEKPDRQGVLVSPSALREQLQGTDAEWRFTDAEMMTAVGHLENHGYVTILRSSAGEQHILLIPELLVTLASSIVLLADKHPRELGAVSETELLHGKFTFDELAGLSPAESQILLDAAVLRFLQHNICFRETLNEETLLIFPGLIKQKRPLQDDMPATEDISYVVRGRVENLYASLVVLLGYTPSFTRINQWQNQAQYEMGEGEICGFRLIEDREGEIEVVLYYGDRLPPRGRTQFQGLFEQFLYQRDVEVTRFPPVICPQGHRQERATVIKRVREGKRFVYCEECGEKTDLPSFDQPPDMGIRASLWLQREEAAARLRSAYEVQLTKIKGYRRGWAMPRAYVSHLPEEAEWAAELIHDLRDAGVYVVEQAAQVQPDDFVIVVDAPAYKKAFGKAALAADKPLVQARFGGRQLISLARTGQSAAHEFKHCTPGSFCDDTHYPVSLFDLVLNLYAIPFTHSGFAPLRQALHEQWERTLAGKQAAEDNSPFKIFISYSHKDKRFKDELVTMLAGLQRRKIVDAWQDRQIEPGDEWHKSINDAMSDCDLALLLVSPDYLASRFIQEEEQPKLAQRRQEMQLRVIPIIVRPCTWQSEPVLKDLQVLPEDGKSISEFPKAGGKRDKVWTEIATIIEKRAKAQSE, encoded by the coding sequence ATGGACGAACAAGAACCTGAACAACCAGAATCTCAAACTACAGACTTTACTGAAATTGGCGGCTCTCCCGTGCCCGGCCTCACCCTGCGCCACGTCTTGCGCGGGCATACCGGGTATATAAACCGCATCACATGGTCGCCGGATGGTCAGTACCTCGCCTCACCTTCTATGGACAAAACCATTCGGATATGGGACACGCATAGCGGAGCGTGTATACACACTTTGCAGGATACCGATGGGGTTATGAGTGTGGCGTGGTCGCCGGATGGTCAGCGCCTCGCCTCGGCTTCTTATTCTGAGACCACCCGCCTGTGGGATACCGACAGCGGTAATCATTTGCAAACGCTGGGAAGGTATTCCAAACGACCCGCTAGCGTGGCGTGGTCGCCCGATGGTCAGATGCTTGCATCAGAGGGAGACCAAGGTATACAGCTATGGGATGCTAAGACTTGGAGGAATCTTCACACTTTTCAAGGTGCTGATGGAATTTATAGCCTGTCATGGTCACCTGATGGATTAATGATTGCGTCTGCTTTAGTGGCGCACACTGTTAAACTTTGGAGTATAAGATCTAGGATGCTAGATAAGGAATTAAAGGGACACACATCTTCTGTATTTGATACTACTTGGTCACCTGATGGAAAACTGCTCGCTTCCTGCTCGGGTGATAAGAGTATTCGACTTTGGAATCCTAGAACTGGACAACAGATTAGTGTTATAGAAGGTCACACAGATGCTATTAGTTCTGTTTCCTTTTCTGCCAAGGGTAACTTACTTGCATCAAGGTCCAATGATAATACTGTAAGCCTCTGGCGTTGTAAAACTTGGGAGAATTTAGCTGTTATCCGTTCAACAAAAAATAAAGACGGACCATTTTATGCAGGTGTAGCATTTAATCCACTAAAATCTATTTTAGCCACCCTTGGCGAAGAGGATACTATCATCCGTATTTGGGAGCTGGATGAAGCTACCCTGCTCGGTCAGGCGCAAGAGAGCGTCAATTACACCACCGCCAAACTCGTTTTGGTCGGCGATTCGGGCGTCGGCAAAACCGGCCTAGGGTGGCGGCTCGCGCACGACGAGTTCAAGGAACATTCCTCTACGCACGGGCAGCAGTTTTGGCCCATCAAGCAACTCGGCCTCAAGCGTAAAGACGGCACCGAGTGCGAAGCCGTGCTGTGGGACTTGGCCGGCCAGCACGTCTATCGGCAAATCCACTCCATCTTTCTCGAAAACGTCGCCGCCGCGCTGGTGCTGTTCGACCCCAGCAATCGGCAAGAACCGCTCAAGGGCGTGCAGTTCTGGCTGGAGCAGCTCAAAGGCAAAGGCGAACTGCCGCCCGCCGTGCTCGTCGGCGCACGCGTAGACCGCGGCGCGCCCGCACTCTCACAGCAAGAACTCGATCAGTTCTGCCAGCGCTATGGCGTCCGCGGCGGCTACATCAGCACCAGTGCCCTGAGCGGCGAAGGATTGGAAGCTCTGCTCGAAACGCTCAAGGCGCAGATTCCGTGGGAGGAGATGACGGCGACGGTCACCACCGTCACCTTCAAACGGATCAAAGACTATGTGCTGGCGCTCAAAGAAAAGCCTGACCGCCAGGGCGTGCTGGTCAGCCCTTCCGCCTTGCGCGAACAACTGCAAGGGACCGACGCAGAATGGCGCTTCACCGACGCCGAGATGATGACCGCGGTGGGACATCTGGAAAATCATGGCTATGTCACCATCCTGCGCAGCTCGGCGGGCGAGCAACATATCTTGCTCATACCCGAGTTGCTGGTGACGCTCGCTTCATCCATCGTCTTGCTCGCAGACAAACACCCGCGCGAGCTGGGCGCAGTCAGCGAGACTGAACTCTTGCACGGCAAATTCACGTTCGACGAACTCGCGGGTCTGTCGCCAGCCGAAAGCCAGATTCTGCTTGACGCCGCCGTGCTGCGCTTCTTGCAGCACAACATCTGCTTCCGCGAGACGCTGAATGAAGAAACGTTGCTGATCTTCCCCGGCCTCATCAAGCAGAAGCGCCCGCTGCAAGACGACATGCCCGCAACCGAAGACATCTCTTACGTGGTGCGCGGGCGGGTGGAAAACCTCTACGCGTCGCTGGTGGTCTTGCTCGGCTACACGCCGTCGTTCACGCGCATCAACCAGTGGCAGAACCAGGCGCAGTATGAAATGGGCGAAGGCGAAATCTGCGGCTTCCGCTTGATCGAAGACCGCGAGGGCGAAATTGAAGTCGTGCTATATTACGGCGACCGGCTGCCGCCGCGTGGGCGCACGCAGTTTCAGGGACTATTCGAGCAGTTCCTCTACCAGCGCGATGTCGAGGTGACGCGCTTCCCGCCGGTCATCTGCCCGCAAGGTCATCGGCAAGAGCGCGCCACGGTGATTAAGCGCGTGCGTGAGGGCAAGCGGTTCGTGTACTGCGAGGAATGCGGCGAGAAGACCGACCTGCCGAGCTTTGACCAGCCGCCGGACATGGGCATTCGCGCATCGCTGTGGCTGCAACGCGAAGAGGCGGCGGCGCGCTTGCGCAGCGCCTATGAAGTGCAACTGACAAAGATCAAAGGCTACCGGCGCGGCTGGGCGATGCCACGCGCGTACGTTAGCCATCTTCCCGAAGAAGCCGAATGGGCCGCAGAACTCATTCACGACTTGCGCGACGCGGGCGTCTACGTCGTCGAGCAAGCCGCGCAAGTTCAGCCCGATGATTTTGTGATTGTCGTGGACGCGCCCGCTTATAAAAAGGCGTTTGGCAAAGCAGCGCTTGCCGCCGACAAGCCGCTTGTTCAAGCGCGCTTTGGCGGGCGGCAATTGATTTCACTCGCACGGACGGGGCAGAGCGCGGCGCACGAATTCAAGCACTGCACGCCCGGCAGTTTTTGCGACGATACGCACTACCCGGTGAGCCTGTTCGATCTGGTGCTGAACTTATACGCCATCCCGTTCACTCACTCAGGCTTCGCGCCTCTGCGTCAAGCCTTGCACGAGCAGTGGGAGCGAACCTTGGCGGGGAAGCAAGCAGCCGAAGACAATTCACCGTTCAAGATATTCATCAGCTATTCGCATAAGGACAAAAGATTCAAGGATGAACTGGTGACGATGCTTGCCGGTCTACAACGCCGCAAGATTGTTGACGCCTGGCAAGACCGGCAAATTGAACCGGGTGACGAGTGGCATAAGTCCATCAATGACGCGATGAGCGATTGCGATCTTGCGTTGTTGCTGGTTAGCCCAGATTACCTAGCGTCGCGTTTCATTCAAGAGGAGGAACAGCCAAAACTGGCGCAGCGTCGCCAGGAAATGCAACTGCGCGTGATCCCCATCATCGTTCGCCCTTGTACATGGCAAAGCGAACCCGTGCTGAAAGACCTGCAAGTCTTGCCAGAGGATGGCAAGTCCATCAGTGAATTTCCGAAAGCCGGCGGCAAGCGGGACAAAGTTTGGACGGAGATCGCAACCATCATTGAGAAACGCGCGAAAGCACAAAGCGAATGA
- a CDS encoding S8 family serine peptidase: MQERINCPVCFRDVTSSQVLQSDAIDDTLRPLLAVNMHRWEPGQQICADCVRRYARLRDELSAKFPTFTEQEVKIVPTPLRLDAPDEFRGRGVTIAFLDAGFYAHPDLTQPRSRLLKYVNLVDRTRVADLVVPKVSSWHGLMTSVVAAGNGYLSKGLYRGIASEANVVLIKIGVSARVRHRDITRGLRWVIRNREQYNIRIVNISAGGDYEASYLTDELSQAAEDATRAGLIVVAAAGNSGHLPNHPVLPPASAPSVITVGGLDDKNNLEFDDNDLYRSSYGPTIDGLQKPEVIAPGIWVAAPILPGTPTSEQAILLSKLEHAREEELSQIIRQHPGVDEDLDQAANLAPYLIRHLVWIKVRDNNVISGSYKHVDGTSFAAPIVSSIAAQMLEAVPDLKPHEVKLALIKTAVRLPNAQVDRQGWGMVHPRAAIAYAMAMRGIRHYEWRDSTPAA; the protein is encoded by the coding sequence ATGCAAGAGCGAATCAACTGCCCCGTTTGCTTCCGCGACGTCACCTCGTCGCAAGTTCTCCAGTCCGATGCCATTGACGACACGCTGCGCCCGTTACTTGCCGTCAATATGCACCGCTGGGAGCCCGGCCAGCAAATTTGCGCCGACTGCGTGCGCCGCTACGCCCGCCTGCGCGACGAATTATCGGCCAAGTTTCCGACCTTCACCGAGCAGGAGGTCAAGATCGTGCCGACGCCTTTAAGGCTCGACGCGCCGGACGAGTTTCGCGGGCGCGGCGTCACCATCGCTTTCTTAGACGCAGGCTTCTACGCGCATCCCGACCTGACGCAGCCGCGCAGCCGTTTGCTGAAGTACGTCAACCTCGTCGACCGCACGCGCGTCGCCGATCTGGTCGTCCCTAAGGTCTCATCCTGGCATGGGCTGATGACTTCCGTAGTCGCGGCGGGTAACGGTTACCTATCGAAGGGCCTCTATCGCGGCATCGCCAGTGAAGCCAACGTTGTGCTGATCAAGATCGGCGTCTCGGCGCGCGTCCGCCACCGCGACATCACGCGCGGCCTGCGCTGGGTCATCCGCAACCGCGAGCAGTACAATATCCGCATCGTCAATATCTCGGCGGGCGGCGATTACGAGGCGAGCTACCTGACCGACGAGCTTTCGCAAGCCGCCGAAGACGCGACCCGCGCCGGCCTGATCGTCGTCGCCGCCGCGGGCAATTCCGGCCACCTGCCGAATCATCCGGTGCTGCCGCCGGCTTCGGCGCCTTCGGTGATTACCGTAGGCGGCCTCGACGACAAGAACAATCTCGAATTCGATGACAACGACCTCTACCGTTCGAGCTATGGCCCGACGATTGACGGATTGCAGAAGCCCGAAGTGATCGCGCCGGGCATCTGGGTCGCTGCGCCGATCCTGCCCGGCACGCCGACTTCAGAGCAAGCGATCCTCTTGTCGAAGCTCGAGCATGCGCGCGAGGAAGAGTTGAGCCAGATCATTCGCCAGCATCCGGGGGTTGATGAAGACCTGGATCAGGCGGCGAATCTTGCGCCTTACCTGATCCGCCACCTGGTCTGGATCAAGGTGCGCGACAATAATGTCATCAGCGGCAGCTACAAGCACGTTGACGGCACCAGCTTCGCCGCGCCCATCGTCTCTTCGATTGCGGCGCAGATGCTCGAAGCGGTTCCCGACCTCAAGCCGCACGAAGTGAAGCTGGCATTGATTAAGACGGCGGTGCGCTTGCCGAACGCGCAGGTAGACCGGCAGGGCTGGGGCATGGTGCATCCGCGCGCGGCAATCGCCTATGCCATGGCGATGCGCGGCATCCGCCATTATGAATGGCGCGACTCTACGCCCGCGGCGTAA
- a CDS encoding cytochrome P450, with translation MAVALHPPSPKRQPIMGHLMGFRRDPLNFLLDAARDYGDLVHFKFGPQDIFFINHPDTVRDVLVTNNRNFTKSRGLEMAKRFLGEGLLTSEGDFHRRQRRLAQPAFHHKRIQGYADVMARYGARHRGRWQDGQTLDISQEMMGLTLAIVGKTLFDADVEGEARAIGAALTDIMHMFDRITTPFPWLLELLPLPSNFRFARARARLDETIYRIINERRAAGEDRGDLLSMLLLATDTEGDGTGMSDRQLRDEAMTIFLAGHETTANALTWTWFLLSQHPEVEARLHEEIDAVLQGRLPTAEDFPRLRYTEMVLAEAMRLYPPAWAIGRRAIGDYRIGDYTVPARAIILMSPYVMHRNPRYYLEPARFDPERWTTAAREARPKFAYFPFGGGPRVCIGEGFAWMEGVLLMATIAQPWRLRLAPDQTVAPRPMITLRAKNGIRMRLEKRTAGV, from the coding sequence ATGGCAGTAGCACTGCATCCGCCGAGTCCGAAACGTCAGCCGATCATGGGTCATCTGATGGGTTTCCGCCGTGACCCGCTGAACTTCTTGCTCGACGCGGCGCGCGACTACGGCGACCTCGTGCATTTCAAGTTCGGGCCGCAGGACATCTTCTTCATCAATCACCCCGACACGGTTCGTGACGTGCTGGTAACCAACAATCGCAACTTCACCAAGAGCCGCGGCCTTGAGATGGCCAAGCGGTTTTTAGGCGAAGGCTTGCTGACCAGCGAAGGCGACTTTCACCGCCGCCAGCGCAGGCTCGCACAGCCGGCGTTTCACCACAAACGCATTCAGGGCTACGCCGACGTGATGGCCCGCTACGGCGCGCGTCACCGCGGGCGCTGGCAGGACGGGCAGACGCTCGACATCTCGCAAGAGATGATGGGGCTGACGCTGGCCATCGTCGGCAAGACCCTGTTCGACGCCGACGTTGAAGGCGAAGCACGCGCCATCGGCGCGGCGCTCACAGACATCATGCATATGTTTGATCGGATCACGACGCCGTTTCCGTGGCTGCTTGAACTGTTACCGCTGCCGTCGAACTTCCGCTTTGCCAGGGCGCGGGCGCGACTCGACGAGACGATCTATCGCATCATCAACGAGCGCCGCGCAGCGGGCGAAGATCGCGGCGACCTGCTCTCCATGCTTTTGCTCGCCACCGACACGGAAGGCGACGGCACGGGCATGAGCGACCGGCAACTGCGCGACGAAGCGATGACGATTTTTCTCGCCGGCCACGAAACCACCGCCAACGCCCTGACCTGGACATGGTTTCTGCTCTCTCAACACCCGGAAGTCGAGGCACGGCTGCACGAAGAGATCGATGCGGTCTTGCAAGGCCGACTGCCAACGGCGGAAGACTTCCCGCGATTGCGTTATACGGAGATGGTGCTGGCCGAAGCCATGCGCCTCTACCCGCCGGCATGGGCCATCGGGCGGCGGGCCATCGGCGATTACCGCATCGGCGATTACACCGTTCCGGCGCGCGCCATCATCTTGATGAGCCCTTACGTGATGCACCGCAACCCGCGGTATTACCTTGAGCCGGCGCGCTTCGATCCAGAGCGTTGGACGACAGCAGCGCGCGAGGCGCGACCGAAATTCGCTTATTTCCCGTTCGGCGGCGGCCCGCGTGTCTGCATCGGCGAAGGCTTCGCATGGATGGAAGGCGTGCTATTGATGGCGACGATTGCGCAGCCGTGGCGGCTGCGGCTCGCGCCCGATCAAACGGTCGCGCCGCGACCGATGATCACGCTCAGAGCGAAGAATGGCATTCGTATGCGGCTGGAAAAAAGAACGGCAGGTGTTTAA
- a CDS encoding class I SAM-dependent methyltransferase codes for MTTNNEKELAYRYDLFITPGWRDRFDALINENIEMPTEGRILDINSGTGAHAIELAERMRGKGEVIALDPSAERIELARAKALVKKIEDVTFEQGGAPPLRFADREFDGVIGDASLLHVGAAAPLLVEMLRVAELDAPVVLKLATRGSFDEFFSIYWEALHDIGIDEQVWARLEALINERPTISDAEALAARAGLRDLQSFSSREEFTFETGDAFMDSPLIKDTFLDEWLAIISAARREEVSRRIVAIIDRERLEADFDVSIKATLIAGRK; via the coding sequence ATGACGACGAACAATGAGAAAGAATTAGCCTATCGTTATGACCTTTTCATCACGCCTGGCTGGCGTGACCGTTTTGACGCGCTGATCAACGAGAATATCGAGATGCCGACCGAAGGCCGCATCCTCGACATCAACAGCGGCACCGGCGCGCACGCCATCGAGCTGGCCGAGCGCATGCGCGGCAAAGGCGAAGTCATCGCCCTTGACCCGAGCGCCGAGCGGATCGAGCTGGCACGCGCCAAAGCGCTGGTGAAAAAGATCGAAGACGTAACCTTCGAGCAAGGCGGCGCGCCGCCTCTGCGCTTTGCCGACCGTGAGTTCGATGGCGTCATCGGCGACGCCTCGTTGCTGCACGTCGGCGCCGCCGCGCCTTTGCTCGTAGAGATGCTGCGCGTCGCCGAATTGGACGCGCCGGTGGTGCTGAAGCTGGCAACACGCGGCAGCTTCGACGAATTCTTTTCGATCTACTGGGAAGCCCTGCACGATATAGGCATAGACGAGCAGGTGTGGGCGCGATTGGAAGCGTTGATTAACGAACGCCCGACGATCTCGGATGCCGAAGCGCTGGCCGCGCGCGCCGGCTTGCGCGACCTGCAAAGCTTTTCAAGCAGAGAGGAGTTCACCTTTGAGACCGGCGACGCCTTTATGGATTCACCGCTGATCAAAGACACATTCCTCGACGAGTGGCTGGCGATCATTTCTGCGGCGCGGCGCGAGGAAGTCAGCCGGCGCATTGTTGCGATCATTGATCGCGAGCGCCTGGAAGCGGACTTCGACGTATCGATCAAGGCGACATTGATTGCGGGCCGCAAATGA
- a CDS encoding MFS transporter, producing the protein MQPQTDDSKGKRFAGRLRASLALERNIAVMSLAVFLLGAGEELWKSFMPKYLEALGAGAAAIGLYGTARDFLDAIYQYPGGYVADRIGTRRALILFASLAAVGYAIYAISPGWPLVFAGLVFAMAWASMASPAMFSLIAERLPRDRRAMGFTVQAILKRVPVLLSPTLGGLLIGTMGLVRGVRTALAITIVLTVAAILAQRRLYFASLDMPASAPLSLRAQFAALHRALKRLLISDIFIRTCEGMVGVFIVLYATNIIGITSLQFGVLVGVQMASSIAAYLPAAKLADRYGRKPFVVATFVCFSLFPLAVVLAHSFAALVPAFIIGGLRELGEPARKAMIVDLADPERRGRTVGLYYLTRSMAITPASVVGGYLWKLSPAIPFVVAGAIGLLGVIIFVVTVDRRYAA; encoded by the coding sequence ATGCAGCCACAAACAGACGACAGCAAAGGCAAGCGCTTCGCGGGGCGGCTGCGCGCTTCGCTCGCGCTAGAGCGCAACATTGCGGTGATGTCGCTCGCCGTCTTCCTGCTCGGCGCCGGCGAAGAGCTATGGAAGAGTTTCATGCCGAAGTACCTTGAAGCGCTCGGCGCGGGCGCGGCAGCCATCGGCCTGTATGGCACGGCGCGCGATTTCCTCGACGCGATTTATCAATACCCTGGCGGCTACGTCGCAGACCGCATTGGCACGCGTCGCGCCTTGATCCTGTTTGCGTCGCTGGCGGCGGTGGGATATGCGATCTATGCCATCAGCCCAGGCTGGCCGCTCGTCTTCGCCGGCCTAGTCTTTGCGATGGCCTGGGCGAGCATGGCGTCGCCGGCGATGTTCTCGCTGATCGCCGAACGTTTGCCACGCGACCGGCGGGCGATGGGCTTCACGGTGCAGGCGATTCTGAAGCGCGTCCCGGTTCTGCTGTCACCAACACTCGGCGGGCTGCTGATCGGAACGATGGGCCTGGTTCGCGGCGTACGGACGGCGCTCGCAATCACGATTGTCCTCACGGTGGCAGCGATTCTGGCGCAGCGGCGGCTCTATTTCGCGAGCCTTGATATGCCGGCTTCCGCTCCTTTGAGCCTGCGGGCGCAATTCGCGGCGCTGCACCGGGCGCTCAAGCGATTGCTCATCTCAGACATCTTCATCCGAACTTGCGAAGGCATGGTCGGCGTCTTCATCGTGCTATACGCGACCAATATCATCGGCATCACTTCGCTACAATTCGGCGTTCTGGTCGGCGTGCAGATGGCAAGCTCGATAGCTGCTTATTTGCCGGCGGCAAAACTGGCCGACCGCTATGGGCGCAAGCCGTTCGTCGTCGCGACGTTCGTGTGCTTCTCGCTCTTTCCGCTGGCCGTCGTGCTGGCGCACAGCTTCGCGGCGCTGGTGCCAGCTTTTATAATTGGCGGCCTGCGCGAGCTTGGCGAGCCGGCGCGCAAAGCGATGATCGTAGACCTGGCCGACCCCGAGCGGCGCGGGCGCACCGTCGGGCTTTATTATTTGACGCGTAGCATGGCGATCACGCCGGCCTCGGTCGTCGGTGGTTATCTCTGGAAGCTGAGCCCGGCCATTCCCTTCGTGGTCGCCGGCGCGATTGGACTGCTCGGCGTGATTATTTTTGTGGTCACGGTTGATCGTCGTTATGCGGCTTGA
- the ftsY gene encoding signal recognition particle-docking protein FtsY, with translation MALFWKRKQESAYISLGLNREATEEEKKIAERRHEGPEPDIVDKLKEAVTATRETLSERIEAVVGVKREIDAQVLDELEEALIGADLGVQTSLDIIEKARQQVSRKQLNDVDELKRLIKDELKAILDSADRHRQRGTVASETEVPLDIKPYVVMIVGVNGVGKTTTIGKLAHRIKSEGNEVLICAADTFRAAANDQLSIWAERSGVPLIQQKPGTDPSAVLFDSIVSAKSREADVLIVDTAGRLHTKLNLMQELEKMRRIAGREVTSAPHEVLLVIDAVTGQNGLEQARQFTKAVPVTGLVLTKLDGTAKGGIVIAIAKELGIPIRYVGVGEKMNDLIEFNSEAYINGLFD, from the coding sequence ATGGCTTTATTCTGGAAACGTAAACAAGAATCCGCTTACATCTCGCTCGGCCTCAATCGCGAGGCCACCGAGGAAGAGAAGAAGATCGCCGAGCGCCGCCACGAAGGGCCGGAGCCGGATATCGTTGATAAGCTCAAGGAGGCGGTGACCGCGACGCGCGAAACCCTCTCTGAGCGCATTGAAGCCGTCGTCGGCGTTAAGCGTGAGATCGATGCACAGGTGCTGGACGAGCTGGAAGAGGCGCTGATCGGCGCAGACCTCGGCGTGCAAACCTCGCTCGACATCATCGAGAAAGCGCGCCAGCAGGTCAGCCGCAAACAGCTCAATGATGTGGACGAGTTGAAACGGCTCATCAAGGACGAGCTGAAAGCGATTCTCGACAGCGCCGACCGCCATCGCCAGCGCGGCACGGTCGCTTCCGAAACCGAGGTGCCGCTCGACATTAAGCCCTACGTGGTGATGATCGTCGGCGTCAACGGCGTCGGCAAGACGACGACTATCGGCAAGCTGGCGCACCGCATCAAGAGCGAAGGCAACGAGGTGCTGATCTGTGCGGCAGACACTTTCCGCGCCGCCGCTAACGACCAGTTGAGCATCTGGGCCGAGCGCTCGGGGGTGCCGCTGATTCAACAGAAGCCCGGCACAGACCCGTCGGCAGTCTTGTTCGACTCGATTGTCTCGGCCAAATCGCGCGAGGCGGATGTGCTGATCGTGGATACGGCAGGCCGGCTGCACACCAAGCTGAATCTGATGCAGGAGCTTGAGAAGATGCGCCGCATCGCGGGCCGTGAAGTGACGAGCGCCCCCCATGAAGTCTTGCTGGTGATTGACGCGGTGACCGGCCAGAATGGCCTTGAGCAAGCTCGTCAGTTCACCAAAGCGGTGCCGGTAACCGGGCTGGTGCTGACCAAGCTCGACGGCACGGCAAAAGGCGGCATCGTCATCGCCATCGCCAAAGAGCTAGGCATCCCGATTCGTTATGTGGGTGTCGGCGAAAAGATGAACGACTTGATCGAGTTTAACTCGGAAGCCTACATCAACGGCCTGTTTGATTAA